In one window of Cupriavidus necator N-1 DNA:
- a CDS encoding CTP synthase codes for MTKFVFVTGGVVSSLGKGIAAASLAAILESRGLKVTLLKLDPYINVDPGTMSPFQHGEVFVTEDGAETDLDLGHYERFVSAKMRKSNNFTTGQIYESVIRKERRGEYLGKTVQVIPHITNEIQAFVERGAAASHDGKADVALVEIGGTVGDIESLPFLEAARQMSLRMGRNHCAFVHLTLVPFIASAGELKTKPTQHSVQKLREIGISPTALLCRADRPIPDDERAKISLFANIPQDAVISVWDADSIYKIPQMLNEQGLDRLICEELRLDPKPADLSMWQKLVNAQENPEHEITIGMVGKYVDLTESYKSLIEALRHAGMHTATRVNIEYIDSEELESGHLEVLAPLDAILVPGGFGKRGTEGKIRAIQYARENKIPYLGICLGMQLAVIEFARHLAGMTDANSTEFNLETEHPVVALITEWVDREGKVEQRSADSDLGGTMRLGAQRVPVKEGTKAATIYGAEVNERHRHRYEVNNHYVPTLEKAGMVISARTPTENLPEMMELPESMHPWFVGVQFHPEFTSTPRDGHPLFKAYVEAALASQQRKGA; via the coding sequence ATGACCAAATTCGTCTTCGTCACCGGTGGCGTCGTCTCTTCTCTCGGCAAGGGCATCGCTGCTGCCTCGCTCGCGGCCATTCTTGAGTCGCGCGGCCTCAAAGTCACCCTCCTCAAGCTAGATCCCTACATCAACGTCGATCCCGGCACGATGAGCCCTTTCCAGCATGGCGAGGTGTTTGTCACGGAAGACGGCGCTGAAACCGACCTCGATCTCGGCCACTACGAGCGTTTCGTCTCGGCCAAGATGCGCAAGTCGAACAACTTCACCACGGGCCAGATCTACGAATCGGTGATCCGCAAGGAGCGCCGCGGCGAATACCTGGGCAAGACCGTGCAGGTGATCCCGCATATCACCAACGAGATCCAGGCCTTCGTCGAAAGGGGCGCCGCGGCGTCGCACGACGGCAAGGCCGACGTGGCGCTGGTGGAAATCGGCGGCACCGTGGGTGACATCGAATCGCTGCCGTTCCTGGAAGCCGCGCGCCAGATGAGCCTGCGCATGGGCCGCAACCACTGCGCCTTCGTGCACCTGACGCTGGTGCCGTTCATTGCCAGCGCCGGCGAGCTCAAGACCAAGCCGACCCAGCACTCGGTGCAGAAGCTGCGTGAAATCGGCATCTCGCCGACCGCGCTGCTGTGCCGCGCCGACCGCCCGATCCCGGACGACGAGCGCGCCAAGATTTCGCTGTTCGCCAATATCCCGCAAGACGCCGTGATTTCGGTGTGGGATGCGGACAGCATCTACAAGATCCCGCAGATGCTCAACGAGCAGGGCCTGGACCGCCTGATCTGCGAGGAGCTGCGCCTGGACCCGAAGCCCGCCGACCTGTCGATGTGGCAGAAGCTGGTCAACGCCCAGGAAAATCCCGAGCACGAGATCACCATCGGCATGGTCGGCAAGTACGTCGACCTGACCGAGTCGTACAAGTCGCTGATCGAAGCCCTGCGCCACGCCGGCATGCACACCGCCACGCGCGTCAACATCGAGTACATCGATTCCGAGGAACTGGAATCGGGCCACCTCGAAGTGCTGGCCCCGCTGGATGCCATCCTGGTGCCGGGCGGCTTCGGCAAGCGCGGCACGGAAGGCAAGATCCGCGCGATCCAGTACGCCCGCGAGAACAAGATCCCGTACCTGGGCATCTGCCTGGGCATGCAGCTGGCCGTGATCGAGTTTGCCCGCCACCTGGCCGGCATGACCGATGCCAACTCGACCGAGTTCAACCTGGAAACCGAGCACCCGGTGGTCGCGCTGATCACCGAGTGGGTGGACCGCGAAGGCAAGGTCGAGCAGCGCTCGGCCGATTCCGACCTGGGCGGCACCATGCGCCTGGGCGCCCAGCGCGTGCCGGTCAAGGAAGGCACCAAGGCAGCGACGATCTACGGCGCCGAGGTCAATGAACGCCACCGTCACCGCTACGAGGTCAACAATCACTACGTGCCGACGCTGGAAAAGGCCGGCATGGTGATCTCGGCGCGCACGCCGACCGAAAACCTGCCGGAAATGATGGAGCTGCCCGAGTCGATGCACCCCTGGTTCGTCGGCGTGCAGTTCCACCCGGAATTCACCTCGACGCCGCGCGACGGCCACCCGCTGTTCAAGGCCTACGTCGAAGCCGCGCTGGCCAGCCAGCAGCGCAAGGGCGCGTAA
- the eno gene encoding phosphopyruvate hydratase has translation MSAIVDIIGREVLDSRGNPTVECDVLLESGVMGRAAVPSGASTGSREAIELRDGDKSRYLGKGVLKAVEHINTEISEAIMGLDASEQAFLDRTLIDLDGTENKGRLGANAMLAVSMAVAKAAAEEAGLPLYRYFGGSGAMQLPVPMMNIVNGGAHANNSLDIQEFMIMPVSQTSFREALRCGAEIFHALKKILADKGMSTAVGDEGGFAPNFSSNEECLNTVVQAIEKAGYRAGEDVLLALDCAASEFYHEGEGVYQLEGEGLKLTSTQFADYLANLCDKFPIVSIEDGMAEGDWDGWKTLTEKLGTRVQLVGDDLFVTNTKILKEGIEKGIGNSILIKINQIGTLTETFAAIEMAKRAGYTAVISHRSGETEDSTIADIAVGTNAGQIKTGSLSRSDRMAKYNQLLRIEEDLGDIASYPGKGAFYNLR, from the coding sequence ATGAGTGCAATCGTAGATATCATCGGTCGCGAGGTTCTCGACTCGCGCGGCAACCCCACCGTCGAATGCGACGTGCTGCTGGAATCCGGCGTGATGGGCCGCGCAGCGGTGCCGTCGGGTGCGTCGACCGGCTCGCGCGAAGCCATCGAACTGCGTGACGGCGACAAGTCGCGCTACCTGGGCAAGGGCGTGCTGAAGGCCGTCGAGCACATCAACACCGAAATCTCCGAAGCCATCATGGGCCTGGATGCCTCCGAGCAGGCCTTCCTGGACCGCACCCTGATCGACCTCGACGGCACCGAGAACAAGGGCCGCCTGGGCGCCAACGCCATGCTGGCCGTGTCGATGGCCGTGGCCAAGGCCGCCGCTGAAGAAGCCGGCCTGCCGCTGTACCGCTACTTCGGCGGTTCGGGCGCGATGCAACTGCCGGTGCCGATGATGAACATCGTCAACGGCGGCGCGCACGCCAACAACAGCCTGGACATCCAGGAATTCATGATCATGCCGGTGTCGCAGACCAGCTTCCGCGAAGCCCTGCGCTGCGGCGCGGAGATCTTCCACGCGCTGAAGAAGATCCTGGCCGACAAGGGCATGTCCACCGCGGTCGGCGACGAGGGCGGCTTCGCCCCCAACTTCTCGTCCAACGAGGAATGCCTGAACACCGTGGTGCAGGCCATCGAGAAGGCCGGCTACCGCGCCGGTGAAGACGTGCTGCTGGCACTGGACTGCGCCGCCAGCGAGTTCTACCACGAAGGCGAGGGCGTGTACCAGCTGGAGGGCGAAGGCCTGAAGCTGACCTCGACGCAGTTCGCCGACTACCTGGCCAACCTGTGCGACAAGTTCCCGATCGTGTCGATCGAGGACGGCATGGCCGAAGGCGACTGGGACGGCTGGAAGACGCTGACCGAGAAGCTGGGCACGCGCGTGCAGCTGGTGGGCGACGACCTGTTCGTCACCAACACCAAAATCCTGAAGGAAGGCATCGAGAAGGGCATCGGCAACTCGATCCTGATCAAGATCAACCAGATCGGCACCCTGACCGAAACCTTCGCCGCCATCGAGATGGCCAAGCGCGCCGGCTACACCGCCGTGATCTCGCACCGCTCGGGCGAGACCGAAGACAGCACCATCGCCGACATCGCCGTGGGCACCAACGCCGGCCAGATCAAGACCGGCTCGCTGTCGCGCTCGGACCGCATGGCCAAGTACAACCAGCTGCTGCGCATCGAGGAAGACCTGGGCGATATCGCCAGCTACCCGGGCAAGGGCGCGTTCTACAATCTGCGCTGA
- a CDS encoding DUF1330 domain-containing protein, with translation MAAGYIIAYVDVTDPQQYEEYKVLSSKAMQIHGAEVLVRGGKTEPLEGEWAPTRVVVLKFPSYEAAKSFHDGEAYRAARKAREHAAKMNMIVVEGAA, from the coding sequence ATGGCCGCGGGCTATATCATCGCCTACGTCGACGTGACCGACCCCCAGCAGTACGAAGAGTACAAAGTGCTTTCGAGCAAGGCCATGCAGATCCATGGCGCCGAAGTGCTGGTGCGCGGCGGCAAGACCGAGCCGCTGGAGGGCGAGTGGGCGCCGACCCGCGTCGTGGTGCTGAAATTCCCCAGCTATGAAGCCGCCAAGTCGTTCCACGACGGCGAAGCCTATCGCGCCGCCCGCAAGGCGCGCGAGCACGCGGCAAAGATGAACATGATCGTGGTGGAAGGCGCTGCCTGA
- the kdsA gene encoding 3-deoxy-8-phosphooctulonate synthase: MKLCGFEAGLDKPFFLIAGPCVIESEQMALDTAGELKAITAELGIPFIYKSSFDKANRSSGKSFRGLGMEKGLEILATVKREIGVPVLTDIHEIDEIKPVAAVVDVLQTPAFLCRQTDFIRACAQSGKPVNIKKGQFLAPHDMKNVIDKARDAAREAGLPDDVFMACERGVSFGYNNLVSDMRSLAIMRETGAPVVFDATHSVQLPGGQGTSSGGQREFVPVLSRAAVATGVAGLFMETHPDPSKAMSDGPNAVPLSRMKELLAVLKDLDTLVKRAGFLEDNFGWPACA; the protein is encoded by the coding sequence ATGAAACTCTGTGGATTCGAGGCCGGCCTCGACAAGCCGTTCTTCCTGATCGCAGGTCCGTGCGTGATCGAGTCGGAGCAGATGGCGCTGGATACGGCCGGCGAGCTCAAGGCCATCACCGCTGAACTGGGCATCCCGTTCATCTACAAGTCGTCGTTCGACAAGGCCAACCGGTCTTCGGGCAAGTCGTTCCGCGGCCTGGGGATGGAAAAGGGCCTGGAGATCCTGGCGACGGTCAAGCGCGAGATCGGCGTGCCGGTGCTGACCGACATCCACGAGATCGACGAGATCAAGCCCGTCGCCGCCGTGGTGGACGTGCTGCAAACGCCGGCCTTCCTGTGCCGCCAGACTGATTTCATTCGTGCCTGCGCTCAGAGCGGCAAGCCGGTGAACATCAAGAAGGGCCAGTTCCTGGCGCCGCATGACATGAAGAACGTGATCGACAAGGCGCGCGACGCCGCGCGCGAAGCCGGTCTGCCCGATGACGTCTTCATGGCCTGCGAGCGTGGTGTCTCGTTCGGCTACAACAACCTGGTGTCCGACATGCGCTCGCTGGCGATCATGCGCGAGACCGGTGCTCCGGTGGTGTTCGACGCCACCCACTCGGTGCAGCTGCCGGGCGGCCAGGGCACCAGCTCGGGCGGCCAGCGCGAGTTCGTGCCGGTACTGTCGCGCGCCGCCGTCGCCACCGGCGTCGCGGGCCTGTTCATGGAAACGCACCCGGACCCGAGCAAGGCCATGTCCGATGGCCCCAACGCGGTGCCGCTGTCGCGCATGAAGGAACTGCTGGCCGTGCTCAAGGACCTGGACACGTTGGTCAAGCGTGCCGGCTTTCTGGAAGACAACTTCGGCTGGCCGGCCTGCGCCTGA
- a CDS encoding gamma carbonic anhydrase family protein, with translation MALYQLGDVKPNIDSDAYVAPEATVIGNVTLKSRASAWPGVVIRGDNEPIVVGEDTNIQEGSVLHTDPGCPLTLGDKVSIGHQAMLHGCTVGEGSLIGIQAVVLNRAVIGKECLVGAGAVVTEGKVFPDRSLILGAPAKVVRQLTDADVANLYRNAETYATRQAMYKQQLKRIG, from the coding sequence ATGGCGCTTTACCAGCTCGGCGATGTCAAGCCCAATATCGACAGCGATGCCTACGTGGCCCCCGAAGCCACCGTCATCGGCAACGTGACCCTCAAGTCCCGCGCCAGCGCCTGGCCCGGTGTCGTGATCCGGGGCGACAACGAACCGATCGTGGTGGGCGAGGACACCAACATCCAGGAAGGCTCGGTGCTGCATACCGACCCGGGCTGCCCGCTGACCCTGGGCGACAAGGTCTCGATCGGCCATCAGGCCATGCTGCATGGCTGCACTGTGGGCGAAGGCTCGCTGATTGGGATCCAGGCCGTGGTGCTGAACCGCGCCGTGATCGGCAAGGAATGCCTGGTCGGCGCCGGTGCCGTGGTGACCGAAGGCAAGGTCTTCCCGGACCGCTCGCTGATCCTGGGCGCGCCGGCCAAGGTGGTGCGCCAGCTGACCGACGCCGACGTCGCCAACCTGTACCGCAACGCCGAGACCTACGCCACCCGGCAGGCCATGTACAAGCAACAGCTCAAGCGGATCGGCTGA
- a CDS encoding alpha/beta fold hydrolase: MREIIHFSHANGFPVTTYRKLFGELDGDFEFRAVDRYGHKPEFPVTRGWPHLVEELLGEIDRQYREPVWLVGHSLGGFLSLMAALRRPERVRGVVMLDSPIIAGWRASLLKTAQMFGMDEKPGPAAVTKNRRTHWPDAEAVWEHFRAKPNFAVWDQEVLRDYAIHGTEPTGKDNERRLRFDREVEYWIYRTLPTSLGRKVARGAPVPVGFVAGTRSREVRQCGLGATRKLVGPNLRFIEGGHLYPMERPQETAQLVRDLIGAMRREGR, from the coding sequence ATGCGCGAGATCATTCATTTTTCCCATGCCAACGGCTTTCCGGTGACCACCTACCGCAAGCTGTTCGGCGAACTGGACGGCGACTTCGAATTCCGCGCCGTGGACCGCTACGGGCACAAGCCCGAATTCCCGGTGACGCGCGGCTGGCCGCACCTGGTGGAGGAGCTGCTCGGCGAGATTGACCGCCAGTACCGCGAGCCGGTGTGGCTGGTGGGCCATTCGCTGGGCGGCTTCCTGTCGCTGATGGCGGCGCTGCGGCGCCCGGAGCGCGTGCGCGGCGTGGTGATGCTGGATTCGCCGATCATTGCCGGCTGGCGTGCTTCGCTGCTGAAGACCGCCCAGATGTTCGGCATGGACGAAAAGCCCGGCCCGGCGGCGGTGACCAAAAACCGGCGCACCCACTGGCCGGATGCCGAGGCGGTCTGGGAACACTTCCGCGCCAAGCCCAACTTCGCGGTATGGGACCAGGAAGTGCTGCGCGACTACGCCATCCACGGCACCGAGCCGACCGGCAAGGACAACGAGCGGCGGCTGCGCTTTGACCGCGAGGTCGAATACTGGATCTACCGCACGCTGCCGACCAGCCTGGGGCGCAAGGTGGCGCGCGGCGCGCCGGTGCCGGTCGGCTTTGTCGCCGGCACCCGTTCCCGCGAGGTGCGCCAGTGCGGGCTGGGTGCCACCCGCAAGCTGGTCGGTCCGAACCTGCGCTTTATCGAAGGCGGCCATCTGTACCCGATGGAGCGGCCGCAGGAGACAGCGCAGCTGGTGCGCGACCTGATCGGCGCGATGCGCCGCGAGGGGCGCTGA
- a CDS encoding ferritin-like domain-containing protein, whose translation MAADPDFTLMPEKTPAAALPEPSLSPRHQALAVLCMTDPRQKSVAARALYRHVTTLPDEALAAGEAIQAGAGQAIPGRPARPPLVAPQGVERRRSLHTPAGRAAMIHALCHIEFNAINLALDAAWRFAGMPPGYYRDWLRVADEEAYHFTLLADHLGTLGAAYGDFPAHNSLWEMTDKTADDVLARMALVPRTLEARGLDASPPVRARLAGAGDHAAAAIIDIILRDEVGHVAIGNHWYRWLCAQRGLDPVATYAQLAGQYRAPKLRGPFNLEARRAAGFDEEELAWLEASAG comes from the coding sequence ATGGCGGCAGACCCGGATTTTACGCTCATGCCAGAAAAAACACCCGCCGCCGCCTTGCCTGAACCGTCACTTTCGCCGCGCCACCAGGCGCTGGCGGTGCTGTGCATGACGGATCCCCGGCAGAAGTCCGTGGCGGCGCGGGCACTTTACCGCCATGTGACGACGTTGCCGGACGAGGCGCTTGCCGCCGGCGAGGCGATCCAGGCCGGTGCCGGCCAGGCCATTCCCGGCCGCCCCGCGCGGCCGCCGCTGGTGGCGCCGCAGGGCGTCGAGCGGCGCCGCTCGCTGCATACCCCGGCCGGGCGCGCGGCGATGATCCATGCGCTGTGCCATATCGAGTTCAATGCCATCAACCTGGCGCTGGACGCGGCCTGGCGCTTCGCCGGCATGCCGCCCGGCTACTACCGCGACTGGCTGCGCGTGGCCGATGAAGAGGCGTACCACTTCACGCTGCTGGCCGACCACCTTGGCACGCTGGGCGCGGCCTACGGCGACTTCCCTGCCCACAACAGCCTGTGGGAGATGACCGACAAGACCGCCGACGACGTGCTCGCGCGCATGGCGCTGGTGCCGCGCACGCTGGAGGCGCGCGGGCTCGATGCCTCGCCGCCGGTGCGCGCCAGGCTGGCCGGCGCCGGCGACCACGCCGCCGCGGCCATCATCGACATCATCCTGCGCGACGAGGTCGGCCACGTCGCCATCGGCAACCACTGGTACCGCTGGCTGTGCGCGCAGCGCGGCCTGGACCCCGTTGCCACCTACGCGCAGCTGGCCGGGCAGTACCGCGCGCCGAAGCTGCGCGGGCCGTTCAATCTCGAGGCGCGGCGCGCGGCGGGCTTCGATGAAGAGGAACTGGCCTGGCTGGAGGCATCGGCCGGTTAG
- the hslO gene encoding Hsp33 family molecular chaperone HslO gives MTDTTTPDTLQKFLFDAAPVRGELVRMEATWQEVLGRHSYPAPVRRLLGEMMAAAALLSANLKFNGALVMQLHGDGPVRMLVVECLSDLSMRATAKLAEDAHIADDATLAQMVNAHGHGRFAITLDPKDKLPGQQAYQGIVPLADAHGPLASISAVLEHYMQASEQLDTRLWLAADDHVAAGMLLQKLPAYGGTAEVGETGAPLASHARAQDLDTWDRAVQLGATLKADELLAETPDTLLRRLFWEDLQAAGLRVFEPLTPHFHCSCSRPKVAGMLQSLGQEEIEGIIAERGQVEIHCDFCGLRYEFDPVDCAQLFSATHIATGAGAGAHQHH, from the coding sequence GTGACCGATACCACCACCCCCGACACCCTGCAGAAATTCCTGTTCGACGCGGCTCCCGTGCGCGGCGAGCTGGTGCGCATGGAAGCCACCTGGCAAGAAGTGCTGGGCCGCCACAGCTACCCCGCACCGGTGCGCCGGCTGCTGGGCGAAATGATGGCCGCCGCGGCGCTGCTGTCGGCCAACCTGAAGTTCAACGGGGCGCTGGTGATGCAGCTGCACGGCGACGGCCCGGTGCGCATGCTGGTGGTGGAATGCCTGTCCGACCTGTCGATGCGCGCCACCGCCAAGCTGGCCGAGGACGCGCACATCGCCGACGACGCCACGCTGGCGCAGATGGTCAACGCCCACGGCCACGGCCGCTTTGCCATCACGCTTGACCCGAAGGACAAGCTGCCGGGCCAGCAGGCGTACCAGGGCATAGTGCCGCTGGCCGACGCGCACGGCCCGCTGGCCTCGATCAGCGCCGTGCTGGAGCACTACATGCAGGCGTCCGAGCAGCTCGACACGCGCCTCTGGCTGGCGGCGGACGACCACGTCGCCGCCGGCATGCTGCTGCAAAAGCTGCCGGCCTACGGCGGCACCGCGGAAGTCGGCGAGACCGGCGCGCCGCTGGCCAGCCATGCCCGCGCGCAGGACCTGGACACCTGGGACCGCGCCGTGCAGCTGGGCGCCACGCTCAAGGCCGACGAACTGCTGGCCGAGACCCCCGACACCCTGCTGCGCCGCCTGTTCTGGGAAGACCTGCAGGCCGCCGGCCTGCGCGTGTTTGAGCCGCTGACGCCGCATTTCCATTGCTCTTGCTCGCGCCCCAAGGTGGCGGGCATGCTGCAGTCGCTGGGCCAGGAAGAGATCGAAGGCATCATCGCCGAGCGCGGCCAGGTCGAGATCCACTGCGACTTCTGCGGCCTGCGCTATGAGTTTGATCCGGTCGACTGCGCCCAGCTGTTCTCGGCCACCCATATCGCCACCGGCGCCGGTGCCGGCGCGCACCAGCACCACTGA
- the ftsB gene encoding cell division protein FtsB, giving the protein MRLISLLLFVLLLAIQYPLWLGKGGWLRVWDLNRQLTEQGTRTQTLKLRNAKLEGEVADLQDGTGAIEERARYELGMVKEGEVFVQFVAPAPKVSATPPLPPPPNSVAGRGGH; this is encoded by the coding sequence ATGCGCCTGATCTCGCTGCTGTTGTTCGTGCTGCTGCTTGCCATCCAGTACCCACTCTGGCTGGGCAAGGGCGGATGGCTGCGCGTGTGGGACCTGAACCGGCAGCTGACCGAGCAGGGCACCCGCACCCAGACGCTCAAGCTGCGCAACGCCAAGCTGGAAGGCGAAGTCGCCGACCTGCAGGACGGCACCGGCGCGATCGAGGAACGTGCCCGCTATGAGCTGGGCATGGTGAAGGAAGGCGAGGTCTTCGTGCAGTTTGTCGCGCCGGCGCCCAAGGTCAGCGCCACGCCGCCGTTGCCGCCGCCGCCGAATTCGGTCGCCGGCAGAGGTGGCCACTAA